One Glycine max cultivar Williams 82 chromosome 8, Glycine_max_v4.0, whole genome shotgun sequence genomic window, CAAAGTTCTAGGAACTGCTCTGCTCACTGCAGCTTTTGTTGTTCAAAGAAAAAGCCATCCGTGGCATTGAAAAGCCTTTGATTGTTTCTTCAAATGAGTGAGGGTTCATAGATATGAACAATATCACAATTTAGGCTACTGTCTCCATCGTAAACTTTGTAGTAAAGCCATATATATCCCTTAATGCGTTTATATGATATCGTTGAAACAATAAAGCTGTTAAAGCAGCAACGCTTTATTGAAGGTTTTAATTCATTGGAAGCAAAATCCAAgattagaaaaggaaatttaaaagaCAAGCAGGGATATAGACACGATTTTTGCCCAGTAAGTAGTAATTCATAAGTACACAAGAAGAAATAAGAGTAAACCATTATACCATATATATTAAAGACCATAATTAACATCAAAATACCTCATCCAAATATTCAGATTATTCTGCACAACTCACAAAACATACTAGGAAGGGCGTTCACAATACCTCATCCAAATATTCAGATTATTCTGCACAACTCATAAAACATACTAGGAAGGGCGTTCACAATACTTCATCCAAATATTCAGATTATTCATCACCAAAACCCTTGACAAGCAGCTTTTAGGCTTTTTTGCAGACTTCTCCATCACAAACCCATTCATCTTTGGACTTTTCTTCCTTGGCATCATCTTTGCTTCCTTCTTTGTCCTCCTTTTCCAATGCACATTTTGGATGGAGATCAAAGTCACAATCTCCACAGTAGTAGGACCATATATGTCCCTCTTCATTGCAAGCATCACAGTAATACACCCTGCGGCGCGTCAACACAAGCTCATGCTCATGTAATTCATGCTTCAGCTTCTCCGGCCACCCCTTTGCAGTCTCTTCTTGTTCTGtctctatttcttttattctctCCTCGGTGAAAGGATATGCATCTGCTCCATAGAGTGAAACCAGATCTCGAGCTTTTGTTGTCAATGTCTGACCACTTGATGCAATGGCCACAAGCATGGGGATGCCAGATACCCTGAATTTGCGACTCAGGAATTTCTTCCTCGAGTCCCCAAAGGGAAGTGCCAACCATGGCATTCCCGCAAAGAATTCATCAAAGGAGGTTTGATCTCTGTCACTTGAGATGAAAACAACTTCTAATGCATTGCCCTTTTCCTTAATCTTATTATATGCATCAATAAGTTTTGGAAGGAATGCACGGCATGGAGGACACCAGTGAGCTGAGAAGTAGAGGAGGACAACCTTCCCCTTCAATTCTGACACTGGAATCTGAAATGGGAATAAGTACTAACTTGTTAATATCACAGcaaagagggagaaggaaaggaTGATAAAATGCTATAAATGAAGAAGGGAAATGGGAAATGCACTTGAACATTctgttttaaaaagttttaccTTCACCCCATCTTTCCCAATGACAAAATCTTGATCGTCAGACACCAAAATTGACTCAAGGGTTTGAGCTGCCTCTTTGGCCTTCAGTATTTCATCAAGCTCAGCAAACTTTTCAGGGGTGAATGGGTATGCAGCAACCCCATGATCCTCAATTGCCTCAGCAACATTAGAATGAAGAGTTTTCCCATCTGGTCCAATAATAACCAAAGTGGGGAGGGTTGAAAGCTCGAAGTACCGAGCTAGCTTCCCACAGATTTTGTCCTTGAAAGGCAAGGATAACCAAGGCACACTTTCTAATAGTTCCTTGAATGACTCTTCATCATCATCTAGGGGTATCAGCACAACCTCAAAGTTCTCCCCCTGGGCCTTCAGCTTCTCATAAACCTCCACAAGCTTTGGGGTAAAGTCACTGCATGATCCGAATGACTTCACGCAGAAATACAGACCAACTGTCTTGCCCTCAAGCTCAGAGACAAGTGTCTGTTGGTACATGGAAAGAAGTCAAATTTGGAAATGAACAAATATGTTGAGCTAAACAACCAAGCATTAACAAGAGGAAACTGCAATCTCATACAAACAAAGAGAAGTTACTAGCTTACTTTCTTTCCATCAGATGATATTACGAAGTCCCGAGATGGAGAGACCAAGAGAGATCTCACGGACTGGTTCCTCCTAGCTTCCTCTTCTTGATCTCTCAACTCTTGGATCCTTGCTGATGTAAACGGGTATCCTTCAACACCGTATTCGCGTATAACATCAACTCCATCTTCAGTGACAACATTGCCAGCTTCATCAAGTAATGCAAGATGGGGAATCCCCCTCACATGAAACAATTCATCAAGGCGGCTGCGTGTGTCTGAATCAGAAAATGGGATTGCAAGCCATGGCATCTTGGAAAAGTAACCGTTAAAGgactcatcatcttcatcagccGTAATGAAAACGATCTGGAAGTCACCTTTTTTTGCAACCTCATTGTACACATCCACCAAAGTTGGCGTAAATGTTTGACATGGACCACACCAGGATGCCGAAAAATACAAACCAAGTTTCTTACCCTTCAAGCTGTCAATTTTAACCTGTGAATTCcaaaatataacaaatgaaACCACAATTTTCCACCAGTACAAGTACATATATGATTCTTATTCATTCAATTAAGCTACCACTTCAAAAAATTGACATGAGCTGCAATATTGAATAAAACAACCATGGGTAAAAGCTAACACTCTTAGTTCATTGGAATGACCTCCAATTTAAACAAAATGGAATGACCATTCCTTTTATCATATTTCCTATGATCAGAAATGTCATGACCTTGTTCCATTCAAATtagtcctcaattttttttaatcaaattagcCCAGTCCCCATACCCTCCCAACAGGTAGagaattcaattcaatttaacCCGAATcacatttttgtttgaattcatattaaaattgtcataaaatttatcatagcaattaaaattttcacatCAACAAAAACAACACATGCAGAGTCAACATCAGATACCCAAATAAAGTCACTACAAAAACTGTTACCCAAGTCACCGATCAAAATCTCATATCAAATCCATGAAAGATCCATTACCCTCTAACAGAATCTAGTTGAACTTGAGACAAAATGGGTTCcccaaaacaaaacataaataaaagcaGAAACAATTAAAAGAAAGCAGAGAAAAATGAGGGACCCC contains:
- the LOC100809224 gene encoding probable nucleoredoxin 1 produces the protein MADSADVTHDVVSLLSSPQRDFLLRNNGDQVKIDSLKGKKLGLYFSASWCGPCQTFTPTLVDVYNEVAKKGDFQIVFITADEDDESFNGYFSKMPWLAIPFSDSDTRSRLDELFHVRGIPHLALLDEAGNVVTEDGVDVIREYGVEGYPFTSARIQELRDQEEEARRNQSVRSLLVSPSRDFVISSDGKKTLVSELEGKTVGLYFCVKSFGSCSDFTPKLVEVYEKLKAQGENFEVVLIPLDDDEESFKELLESVPWLSLPFKDKICGKLARYFELSTLPTLVIIGPDGKTLHSNVAEAIEDHGVAAYPFTPEKFAELDEILKAKEAAQTLESILVSDDQDFVIGKDGVKIPVSELKGKVVLLYFSAHWCPPCRAFLPKLIDAYNKIKEKGNALEVVFISSDRDQTSFDEFFAGMPWLALPFGDSRKKFLSRKFRVSGIPMLVAIASSGQTLTTKARDLVSLYGADAYPFTEERIKEIETEQEETAKGWPEKLKHELHEHELVLTRRRVYYCDACNEEGHIWSYYCGDCDFDLHPKCALEKEDKEGSKDDAKEEKSKDEWVCDGEVCKKA